One Saccharomyces kudriavzevii IFO 1802 strain IFO1802 genome assembly, chromosome: 7 DNA segment encodes these proteins:
- the MRF1 gene encoding Mrf1p (similar to Saccharomyces cerevisiae MRF1 (YGL143C); ancestral locus Anc_2.331) — protein sequence MWLPKFQFPSRSIAKGIFRGYNFPSLVRLTSTTVISQSNGNIPTQYSELSPLLVKQAEKYEAELKELDKDLSSGIHFDVNKQKHHAKLSALTDAFTEYKEKISELKGLQEMIVSDPSLKTEAEQEYVELVPKYEAISSRLVNKLLPPHPFAEKPSLLELRPGVGGIEAMIFAQNLLDMYIGYANSKNWKYRIISKNENESGSGIIDAILSIEEPGSYNWLRFEAGVHRVQRIPSTETKGRTHTSTAAVIVLPQMGDESAKSIDAYERTFKPGEIRIDIMRASGKGGQHVNTTDSAVRLTHISSGIVVSMQDERSQHKNKAKAFTILRARLAEKERLEKEEKERNARKSQVSSTNRSDKIRTYNFPQNRITDHRCGFTLLDLPGVLSGERLDDVIEAVAKYDSTERAKELLDSN from the coding sequence ATGTGGCTTCCGAAGTTCCAGTTTCCCTCGAGGTCTATAGCTAAGGGTATATTTCGGGGGTACAACTTTCCCTCGCTAGTGCGACTGACATCAACTACTGTCATCTCTCAAAGTAATGGGAACATTCCAACGCAATACTCGGAGCTTTCCCCACTACTCGTTAAGCAGgcagaaaaatatgaagcTGAATTGAAAGAACTCGATAAGGATCTTTCTAGCGGGATTCATTTTGACGTGAATAAGCAAAAACATCACGCTAAGTTATCAGCACTGACGGACGCATTTACTgaatacaaagaaaaaataagtgAATTGAAAGGGTTACAGGAGATGATTGTATCTGATCCATCATTGAAGACAGAGGCAGAGCAAGAATACGTAGAGCTGGTCCCCAAATATGAAGCAATCTCCTCAAGACTAGTAAATAAACTTCTTCCGCCGCATCCGTTCGCAGAGAAACCTAGTTTGTTAGAACTTCGACCAGGTGTAGGTGGCATTGAAGCCATGATTTTTGCTCAAAATCTGTTGGATATGTATATTGGCTACGCAAATAgcaaaaattggaaatatCGAATTATAtcgaaaaatgaaaacgaaagTGGGTCAGGTATCATCGATGCTATTCTGAGTATCGAAGAACCTGGCTCTTACAATTGGTTAAGGTTTGAGGCAGGCGTTCACAGAGTACAAAGAATACCCAGTACAGAGACCAAGGGAAGAACGCATACATCCACTGCGGCCGTGATTGTATTACCCCAGATGGGTGACGAATCTGCCAAGTCTATTGATGCATATGAAAGAACATTCAAACCTGGTGAAATAAGAATTGACATCATGCGTGCAAGTGGTAAAGGTGGACAGCATGTGAATACGACGGATTCCGCAGTCAGGCTAACCCATATTTCCTCCGGCATCGTTGTTTCAATGCAAGATGAAAGATCTCAACACAAAAACAAAGCCAAGGCATTCACGATCCTAAGAGCAAGACTTgcagagaaagaaagattggagaaggaggaaaaggaaagaaacgCAAGAAAGAGCCAGGTTTCCAGCACAAATAGATCTGATAAAATCAGAACATACAATTTCCCACAAAACAGAATCACTGATCATAGATGTGGGTTCACGTTGTTGGACCTGCCAGGTGTCTTATCTGGTGAAAGATTGGACGATGTCATCGAGGCTGTGGCTAAATATGATAGCACTGAAAGGGCGAAAGAACTCTTGGATAGTAACTAA
- the ROG1 gene encoding putative lipase ROG1 (similar to Saccharomyces cerevisiae YDL109C and ROG1 (YGL144C); ancestral locus Anc_2.330) — MSLTLANEILFHYKSSVKVGELERYVITYNLYEGEEIPPDLNLDSLWLKVRNMNPLSYRAAYLMGPFMLYCDVKTAKYHHSQKIVASVDYPKFEPNVLTQQDFVAELSVHNIRQQYIWIADVMSQILFTTNTNITYEVTIGTSRESIENPHDLPSYLGSYNPKLTVNRLTTLDLWNLPVQITTPKKKKHLVVLTHGLHSNVSTDLVYIMEQVYKAQKNYPNEQIVVKGYRGNVCQTEKGIKYLGTRLAEYIIQELYDESIHKISFIGHSLGGLIQAFTIAYIYEVYPWFFQRVKPVNFITLASPLLGIVTDNPAYIKVLLSFGVIGKTGQDLGLENEAEVGKPLLYLLSGNPLTETLRRFKRRTVYANAINDGIVPLYTGSLLFLDYNDILEQLQKLKEGSGKTPLIDNVTIPENQDFFNRTFISPLTKMLSILAPQKFPTKAGPEIPKVSFFESASSILLPPLPEKAYIMDPDSRDPVIIHDKVYTEDDIPQSEFSIGDGFFDKKNILLQAFFAGKKERAKYRNLEETIARRWHAGMSWRKVVVALKPDAHNNIIVRRKFANAYGWPVIDHLIDVHFSGDDDDDGDDNDDDNGCSVQNIESVQNVTTENTKKYRKVENIPQEYEWLNKVETNGVFNEGPTGMISTVGEIVEALAKRGFSAMIDRGNTPEDPNDEVLRYEEMNSDLVQ; from the coding sequence ATGTCTCTTACACTAGCTAATGAAATTCTGTTTCATTATAAGTCCTCAGTGAAAGTTGGTGAACTGGAGAGATATGTGATCACTTATAATCTTTatgaaggtgaagaaattcCGCCAGATTTAAATTTGGACTCCTTATGGTTGAAGGTAAGGAATATGAACCCACTTTCATACAGAGCCGCATACTTAATGGGTCCGTTCATGTTGTACTGCGATGTTAAAACTGCCAAGTATCATCATTCCCAAAAAATAGTCGCTTCAGTGGACTATCCAAAATTCGAACCGAATGTGCTAACTCAACAGGATTTCGTGGCAGAACTCTCGGTGCATAACATACGACAGCAATACATATGGATTGCTGATGTTATGAGCCAAATATTGTTCACTACAAATACAAACATTACTTATGAAGTCACTATTGGGACAAGTAGAGAGTCAATAGAAAATCCGCATGATCTGCCATCTTATCTAGGCTCCTATAATCCTAAGCTAACAGTGAACAGATTAACCACCTTAGATTTATGGAATCTTCCTGTCCAAATTACTaccccaaaaaaaaagaaacatcTTGTAGTGTTGACACATGGTTTGCATTCTAATGTGTCGACGGACCTAGTATATATTATGGAACAGGTATACAAAGCACAAAAAAACTACCCTAATGAACAAATTGTGGTAAAGGGTTACAGAGGAAATGTTTGTCAGACTGAGAAGGGGATCAAGTATTTAGGTACTCGCCTAGCTGAATACATCATCCAAGAATTGTACGATGAATCAATCCACAAAATTTCCTTTATAGGCCATTCACTGGGTGGTTTGATTCAAGCTTTCACAATCGCATACATTTATGAGGTCTACCCCTGGTTTTTCCAGAGAGTAAAACCAGTAAATTTTATAACTTTAGCCTCACCGCTTTTAGGTATTGTCACAGATAATCCTGCCTACATCAAAGTTTTACTTTCGTTTGGAGTTATTGGTAAGACCGGTCAAGATTTGGGTTTGGAAAATGAGGCAGAGGTAGGGAAACCGCTTCTTTACTTGTTATCTGGTAACCCCTTGACGGAGACCCTGCGTagattcaaaagaagaacagtATATGCGAATGCTATTAATGATGGAATTGTTCCATTGTATACCGGATCGCTGTTATTTCTAGACTACAATGATATTTTAGAGCAATTGCAGAAACTTAAAGAAGGTAGTGGAAAAACTCCTTTAATAGACAACGTTACAATACCCGAGAAtcaagatttcttcaataggACTTTTATTTCGCCCTTGACCAAAATGTTAAGTATATTGGCCCCACAAAAGTTTCCAACAAAAGCTGGTCCGGAAATTCCTAAAGTATCCTTTTTCGAATCTGCCAGTTCAATTCTCCTGCCGCCATTACCTGAGAAAGCATATATAATGGATCCGGATTCCAGAGACCCCGTGATTATTCATGACAAGGTCTATACAGAGGATGATATCCCACAATCTGAATTCAGTATCGGCGATGGGTTTTTTGATAAGAAGAATATCCTCCTCCAGGCTTTCTTTGCAGGGAAAAAAGAACGTGCAAAGTACCGGAACCTGGAGGAAACTATTGCTAGAAGGTGGCACGCGGGAATGTCATGGAGAAAGGTTGTTGTTGCCCTCAAACCTGATGCTCATAATAACATCATAGTCCGAAGGAAATTTGCTAACGCGTACGGATGGCCCGTAATCGATCATTTAATAGATGTGCATTTTAGTggtgatgacgatgacgatggcgatgacaatgatgatgacaaCGGTTGTTCCGTCCAAAACATCGAATCCGTTCAAAATGTAACGACAGAGAATACGAAAAAGTACAGGAAGGTGGAAAACATTCCCCAAGAATATGAATGGTTGAATAAAGTGGAAACAAATGGTGTTTTTAATGAGGGTCCCACCGGAATGATATCAACTGTTGGTGAAATAGTGGAAGCGCTTGCCAAAAGGGGCTTTAGCGCCATGATCGACAGAGGAAATACTCCAGAGGATCCCAATGATGAAGTTCTTCGTTATGAAGAGATGAATAGTGACTTGGTTCAATGA
- the GPI10 gene encoding putative glycosylphosphatidylinositol-alpha 1,2 mannosyltransferase (similar to Saccharomyces cerevisiae GPI10 (YGL142C); ancestral locus Anc_2.334): MVQEVDKTKLKVRRTPIFLLFLTFRILNAVLTRTFFQADEFWQALEPAHWKAFKYGELTWEWKFGVRSYMFPMIFELTYRLVSLSSVMLHYVLLSLSTIGSNLLILLLPKYELTWQVVNDLQKLPLDIPRSFEYYGVIYAPKIIMAVIASTGEYYTIRFVQKIYLLTLDKKKDGEEDKEGADLPEITKFAVLLSLTNFFNCFFITRTFINSFEMVLTSIALYHWDWTGGQMVRESSFTKALTFAFLACLQRPSSGLIWIIPGLLLLLNLVSKKQYHLLSIALLKVIRSFLLVFTANAVIDMYFYKELTFPIFRFLKFNFTTPLSKFYGVAPWHFHLFQSLPIILGAATPVFVFGLFSQLSKKSFSDRYLNPFLQVKGIILLNLLVYSRLPHKEFRFIFQLQPLFILISSFGLFKLNTAYGKRLVALRPLLWLVPFVSVLVALLLNTFHESGSIEVMKFLHEEPEIDSLGFIMPCHSTPGQSYLHRSDISDLWSVTCNPPLHLLEDSEAYSKLESYMDESDHLYDNIPTFIYRHFPPLFRKNLRTPGKIYSHEWPTYLVVFEHMENAFLKEFLGDSSYVEYNRFFNSLAHWDSRRSGDIIVYYKLPFDFSDISVVKS; the protein is encoded by the coding sequence ATGGTTCAAGAAGTCGATAAAACGAAGCTTAAAGTAAGAAGAACGCCaatatttttgcttttcctAACTTTCAGAATACTCAACGCAGTTTTGACAAGAACCTTCTTTCAGGCGGATGAGTTTTGGCAAGCGTTGGAACCAGCTCACTGGAAGGCCTTCAAATACGGTGAATTGACATGGGAATGGAAATTCGGGGTTCGCAGCTATATGTTTCCGATGATTTTTGAGTTGACTTACAGGTTGGTTTCGCTATCGTCAGTCATGCTTCATTATGTCCTCCTTTCACTCTCAACGATAGGCTCTAATTTGCTTATTTTACTACTACCGAAGTATGAATTAACCTGGCAAGTTGTAAATGATTTGCAAAAACTCCCCTTGGATATTCCACGGTCATTTGAATATTACGGTGTAATATATGCTCCAAAAATTATCATGGCTGTAATAGCTTCCACTGGAGAATATTATACCATAAGATTTGTCCAAAAAATCTATTTATTGACACTCGATAAGAAGAAGGACGGAGAAGAAGACAAGGAAGGGGCTGATTTACCTGAAATTACGAAATTCGCCGTGCTATTAAGCTtaaccaattttttcaactgtttttttattacaAGGACGTTTATCAACTCTTTTGAAATGGTTCTCACTTCTATTGCGCTTTACCATTGGGACTGGACAGGTGGGCAAATGGTAAGAGAGTCATCCTTTACCAAAGCGCTCacttttgcatttttaGCATGTTTACAAAGGCCTAGCAGTGGACTCATTTGGATAATCCCCGGCCTACTCTTACTACTAAATTTAGTATCCAAGAAGCAGTATCACTTACTCTCTATCGCACTTTTAAAAGTGATCCGATCATTTTTGTTAGTATTTACTGCAAATGCCGTTATCGACATGTATTTCTATAAAGAATTGACATTTCCCATCTTCcgatttttgaagtttaaTTTTACAACACCGCTATCGAAATTTTATGGAGTAGCTCCTTGGCATTTCCATCTCTTTCAAAGTCTACCCATCATATTAGGTGCAGCTACTCCtgtttttgtatttggATTGTTTTCTCAACTCAGTAAAAAGAGTTTTTCAGATAGGTATTTAAATCCATTTCTCCAAGTGAAAGGCATTATCCTTCTCAATTTATTGGTATATTCGAGGCTACCCCATAAAGAATTTAGgttcattttccaattgcAACCACTTTTCATATTAATATCATCATTCGGCCTTTTCAAACTTAATACGGCATATGGAAAGAGACTGGTTGCACTAAGACCCTTACTATGGCTCGTTCCATTCGTATCAGTACTCGTCGCTTTACTCTTGAATACATTTCACGAGTCCGGATCCATTGAAgtcatgaaatttttgcaCGAAGAGCCAGAGATAGATAGTTTGGGATTCATAATGCCCTGTCATTCGACACCGGGTCAAAGTTATTTACACCGGAGTGATATTTCCGATTTGTGGTCAGTAACTTGTAACCCTCCATTGCATCTACTTGAAGATTCGGAAGCCTATTCAAAGCTTGAGTCCTACATGGATGAAAGTGACCATTTGTATGACAATATTCCCACATTCATTTATAGACATTTTCCACCGCTATTTCGTAAAAATCTGAGAACTCCAGGTAAAATATACAGCCACGAATGGCCAACATATCTGGTGGTTTTTGAACACATGGAAAATGCATTCctgaaagaatttttaGGGGATTCATCGTATGTTGAATACAATAGATTCTTTAACTCCCTTGCACACTGGGATTCCAGGAGATCGGGAGACATTATCGTCTATTACAAGCTAccttttgatttcagtGATATTTCGGTAGTGAAAAGCTAG